The following DNA comes from Alnus glutinosa chromosome 6, dhAlnGlut1.1, whole genome shotgun sequence.
cttttattatttttttttttttttaccacaatAAGTTTTTAGCCAATTTTTATACTCTAGTAAGCTAATTGTAAATGAATGAAACCACGTgaattaatttcatatttttccGTTAAAGATTACTCAggtttttcaaaagtgatgccAGAGTGGACTTAAAATTCAATGTCGAGTAACATGGGCTTAAAATGTagggaaaaattaaatttagtccttattcgatttcaatttaattattgtctttttaatttggacaaattaagtttttagatttttctcaagtttcaaaTGAGTCTATCCGTCAATCTACCGTTCAATTAAttcaaattaagttttttagattttagaatTTGCCtatttccttgtttttttttaattctcagTAAATCCCCATTTCCATTTTATTCTCTATTTCTTCCTAGATGCATTCCAAATCAcaatttacataaaaaaaaataaaaaaaaataaaaaaaaaaaaaaaaacccctgtTACACATTATTGGTCGAGACTTGAGAATAAAAGCCAGTTGGGTACTTCTTAATTTAATCTCACACTCATTAGCTTTACCAAACAAGCAAATtacatttaataataataaaattaaaaaaaaaaaaaaaaaaaaaattacaaaccccAATAGCTTTACCAGAATAAGAGGCCAACACAAACAGAAAAAGCATAAAAACCCCAACAGTTAAGAATGTTTAGGACTCAATTAACTCGGCGACAGTTGTTCCTAACTTCACCCTTGAAGGCTGTGAGAGGGTTGATGCTGCCCATCTTAACCATCGACTTAGCAAACTGGTCGAAGAACAGGGCCTCATCCTCAGCATATCTCTTGACCAATTCCATGGTCGTCCCAACACTCCCTGTAACAAGCACTTCATCCGAGGTGAGAAGCCCTTTTCCCCACAGGAGGAGCTTGAAATAGGTGTTGTCGAATCTTGCCGGGGAGGCAAAGTCCAGGGGAGAGATGTTGTTGTCACCGCCGGTCCTGGGACAAACTGATTTCAAACCGTAGTAGTAGGATTTCTCCAGAGTCTGGTCGGGTTGGTTGTTACCATTTTGGTTGTACAGTCTCTGCTTGAATGTCGTACACCTTGCAACTCCAATTGTATGCCCACCTGGAATGTCACAATAGTCAAATTTTTGGAAGATTATGTCTGTCTTCTGGTGCcctattaattaaatgattaaatcatatattttttaataagttatcataaagaaaaaaattaaaaaaaaaaaaaacttgaatttaaatattatttccgtcgttatcaattattttaattaaaaatttattgagcTGGTTCTATTGAGTCTTATTTACAAAGGAGTGTTATAagttgattaaatgattaaatcaaataTTTCCTTTAAGCAAGATTGGAAAACAGAAAGATAAATTATATCTCAAGATAACCAAATTTACCTGAGAGTGCAACAAGGTCAACTTCGTCGAGCCCTTGACGCTTAAACAATGTTATGAGGTTTTGGATAGTAGAGTTTGGTGGTGGAATGTTATTGTTTGAGGCACTTATGCTTGCTGTCTTTGAGTCCCTCCTTCCCAGTGGGAGCTCCCAATTCGGTCCACCGCTCTGTTTTAACACACTCAACAAACTTAGCAAAGATGTTAATAAGAAATACCTAACGCTACTAAGAAGTATGATTCAGTTCAAAAGGTCATTAGAAGCTTTTCTTCTACTAGGTTCCTTCTAAGGACATGttttatattatgttttatttagaATGTGTTTGGTCTTGCGATTTCATAGGGCAAAAGCTtgtttttaaaccaaatcgcaaaaagaTTAGTATGAGGTTCGGGCTTTGGCTTACTAATACAGTAGAGCCGCGAGCAGCGAGGGCGAGGATGTCTGCACAAGAAACAGTATGAGGACATGCTTCTTCCAACTTGGCCTTGATCTCATCAATCACATGAAAGCCTCTTATAGAATTACTGTTTGGCAAAGATTTCTTTTCACTGACTATTGTGGCACTATCATCCAACAATACAGATGCGTCACAACCCTGCAAAATGAGATAGTTGGATTATTTTTGCAACTTATAACAAGCACAAGGATTTCTAAAAATGATTAGCTATTTAATACACTGTTTTAATTAGTGTTGATCTAATGACTGATTTTCACTACTACATTATCAATTTGCATGATGGTCGTGTAAAAGTAAACTTAAATAGCGCTACTCAAACGATGAAATGATTATTAGACTTAtgactcaaaaataaaaaagaaaaagttcaatTTAATTGTTTTGCGCTTTTAAACAAAGTTTAGAACCTGAGCAAAGCAATCATGGAAGTGAAGCCTAAGCAAAGAAGCAGCCATTCTGGGCTCCTTCGCAATGGCCTTCTCCAACACTGAGATGACAATGTCATCAGCTTGGGGGCATGAGAACTGATAGAATTCAGGGTAAAGGCCAAAGGAAAATCCACCATTTCCACCAGGTACACCCCAGCCAAAGTTGAAGCCAGGGTGAGCCGAGGAGAATGTGGCTGAGAGAAAAGCTAATGCTGTGAGAGTAAGAGTAACTTTGAATAACTCCATTGATGACTCAAACTATAGCTGTAAGTTTCAGAGATtctgcatgcatatatatatatatatatatatagagagagagagagagagctcaggAGATCAAATCAACCACTCTCCCTACCAAATCCTTCTCACCTAATATGATAGAGGAGTGACCAAGTCTAACTTTATGCACACCTCTTTTTGGCACAAGAGTTGTGTGTCTGAGAGAGAAGAGGGATTTGGTATTGACATTGTTTCTGGTGTTACCTGCTCCAATGACAAGTTTGGATGGATCTGCCTTCTAGCTGTTTTGTTGTGTCTATTGTGaatctttctttttatcaacCTTTATAATTTAAATGAACAATTTAGACAGCAGTTGAAACACCAGAATTTTTATTCAGAAGAATGCTGACTTTATTCTAATTAGAATTATTCCAATCAATAAAGTGTTGACCTTTTTGAGCGGTGGAATTCTCCTTTTATCATTTGAAGGAGCAGCTCAACGCAGTTGTTTGGTTTTATGTATCTTACAAACTCTGCTTTTCTTGTGGGGAGAACAATAATTCAGTACAATGCTGGCATAATTCTTAAAAAGAGGGCTTGTGGGATTTGTTCCTTCCTAAGTCTGCTACATTTTGTAGTCTCCAAAAGAACCCGCAAATGAAACAACCGATTTTCCATGCCAGCTTCTATAAATAACATGGCTAGTGACAAGGCTACTACCAGTTCCCTCACTCTTGCCCATGTTCTCTTTTCCacttcttattttctttgggaaGGAAACCTCTTTTACGtctttctttgcattttctATTTCCTAAGGATTAATGCAATTACTCACACCCATTTGATACCGGCTGATATGGCATTttaaatagcttttttttttgtgtttttttaagtgactaacatgaaaaattacttaaaatatgtCATATCAGCCAGTGTGAAGAGTAGCAGGGAATTAGTGTTGACGTGTTTGGAAGCTATGGGATTCCCCAACTTATCAACTGGACTCGTTTTCCTAATACACTCCATTCAATAGGAAAAACGGGAACTTGCCAACTAGGGCAGAATTATCTTTGAGAACGTTATCAGAAGACTTaacattgaaagaaaaaatcacTTGCATATTTCTGGCCCGCTAGTTTTATGGTTTCTTACActttcaaatgaaaataaaaacaggCCACTCTCTATACAAACCTTGGGCAGATTTATGATACTATGTTACAAGAAGGGCTGTACAGactaaaatctctctctctctctctctctctctctcctggaACAATTGCTTGTGAGATGGAAGTATACAAGACATCAATGATTAGGAAAcatcaaagaaattaaatacTGGACGGTTATTCAAGAAGGCTATGATATAAACAGTTGCCTCATTGGTGTGAGCAACCTTGCAAAGCGGAGGGGAACATGCGCCTTGACCAACGTCCCATTTTCTGTATACTCCTGCAAATTTTGAaggcgaaaaaaaaaatgagaaactaACACATAAGAACACTAAAGAGGCATTGTGTTAATAAAAATTAGGGCTACCCCTAATCCATTTTCAGAAAGCAAAACCAACATTTCAGGTGCTGATTACTCATATATTACTCATTTTGCCTCAACTATATAACTCAGTCAAGTGAGCATATGGCTAAACTTTCTTTACTCTTTACTAATTCCACCAAAGACCCAATTGTCTCTCTTCTCCCCTATTTGAATCTGATTACAGATCAATGTAAGATCACGTGATCAACTATATGTTCCATAGTACTTTAAACCATCTAAattgtcctctctctctctctctctctctctttttcttttcttttcttttcttcttcttcttcttcttcttcttctttttttttttttttttttttttttcctggagcTACTGGAGCACATTTAACTCCACCATTTTCTGCTTTTTCACAAAGcaactttttattgtttttccttCGAGTGTTACAACTAAATTCGTTGCCaaactctttccttttttacTTGTCTTTTCACTTCGAAAAGCTAGAAAAGCAATTTAAAGATGCTATCTCAAGCTAAAGGACCCTTGAGATGCAGGATGTAACAACTACATAAACGACTAGACTTGAGGAATGTAACCAGGCTGCAGACAACCACTCACTGATAATCAAATACAAGGAGTCTAAAGAATGCTTAATGGAGAGAGTAAGAGGGGAAGAATGCTAAAtaaaacacagagagagagaaggaactAAGGCTCAATAGAATAATTAGCAATAAACTTACAAGAACTGGAACAAAGACAGATaaggaaaactaaaagaaaaagaatcaattCAAAATCCTGCAAATACTTACAGTTCTCTCTACCATTCCAACCTGATGTATGGTACTCAAGAGCTCTCCTTTGTCAAATGGGATTAAAGCTTCCACCCAAACCATAGAATCCTGTCATGCATAAGATTTGCTCAATTTTATTagtataattatttaatcacAATGCAGACCCTCCTTGACTATCAGCTATTAGAAACGAGGAAAACTAACTATTATAAAGGACACTGAAAACACTGATGTCAACTTACTACCTTCAATTTTTCTTGAACTGCATCGCAGAATTCATCTAAGCCTTCACCATTCAAAGCGGATACACATACAACATCTTCTCTCTCCTCTGCTtccaactttattttttgaggaTCTTTAGCCTTATCAACCTGCCATAAGCAGTTGCGAAAGTCAGGCCACCATCAATATCATCTTTCAAGTTTCACCTCATGAAGGAAGGAATGAAACCTAAGACCTCCCAATCCAATAGTAAATTGGCAATTTGTAACACCCATGTCCCACATTAGGAAGATgaggagtagcccacatagagtgggtgatttataaaagataattatgagtgttaagtctcacattgcctagttactaggtgaaactgtggtttataaaaaattctaggaaaactccaaattgactagtcaagTAATAGCGTAGATGTGGTTAGCGCTTTTTCCTGGGTCGTTgcaaatggtatcaaagtcacCTAGTAACGTCAGACCATGTGGTACTAAAGCACTGCATGACatggccctgacgaggacgtcgGGAATTTaagagggggagtttgtaacaccgtGTTCCACATTGGGAATATGAGGAGTAGCCCATATAGAGTGGTTGGTTTATAAAAGTTAATTATGAGTGTTAAGTcttacattgcctagttactaggtgaaactgagctttataaggaattctaggaAAACACCAAATTGACTAATCCTTTTAGAataatagcgcagatgtggctagcgctttttcttgGGTCGTTATACAATCTCACCTAGAAGCTTCACGTTAATCATAAACTATAAATGCAACCATCTTCTAGCCAATTCATGGCTTATAAGCATGATGTAAAGTATGCATACAAGTGATAAATTTGGTGGATCGTGTTAAGGAGATCAACACATTAGAGAGTATTTCAATAAGACtataatataacatattaagacACCACTCaactcaaaagtttaaaccgaTGGGTCTGGGCTcaattatgttatattaacCACTCACACTTGCGAGatcttttcaatgtgggacttaacttTTTATATTCACATGTGTATACTCAAAAAATTACATAACCAATgcttttaaatttgtaatttcataGAAGAAGCCCACTAGtgtgtgccaaaaaaaaaaggatggtcATGATCAACCAATTTACCTATTTCATATTCAATGCTCAGAAAGCTGGTTGTCTACTCACTTGTATATCACAATAGAATAAAGGAAACAACgagaatatataattaaacacaATAGGTATCATTACCGATTTTATCAAGAAAACAGGATATGAGAAAGGTCtatggaaaagaaaacatgCCATCATACAGATTTTGACAGAGAACAGAACAAAAGAAAGGTAAAACCCAATATCTATGAAGATTCACAATTATAAGAGGGAAAACAGAAAGCCAATTGATTGTTTCACAATACTAATTTTGTAACTCCATCACCAAGAAAATATCTCTCTTTACCTTGTTCCATACCATCAACTTTGAAATTGACGACACGTCCAGTTCTGACAGAACCTTCTCCACAGCTTCTATCTGTTGCTCTGCTAGAGGATGGCTGGAGTTCATAGCAATATATTATAATGCTAATTTTTTCCAGCAATATCTCAACAACAGGTTTACCGTATTCTACCTGATGTCCACCACGTGCACCATAAGTGATGACTCTGATATCTCCTCCAATGTAGCTCTGAAGGCAGCAACCTGAAAGAAGTAGTTGTtagacagaaaaagaaaagatttgttGGACTTCACCCAAAGTTGGACTAATATTCTTCGAAATCTCTTATTTAGTAATAATATAAAGCTGATTGGGAACAAACATAAGCAGTACCAGCAGGCACTATAACATAAGACACGAGAAAGAAAA
Coding sequences within:
- the LOC133870603 gene encoding peroxidase 9; translation: MELFKVTLTLTALAFLSATFSSAHPGFNFGWGVPGGNGGFSFGLYPEFYQFSCPQADDIVISVLEKAIAKEPRMAASLLRLHFHDCFAQGCDASVLLDDSATIVSEKKSLPNSNSIRGFHVIDEIKAKLEEACPHTVSCADILALAARGSTVLSGGPNWELPLGRRDSKTASISASNNNIPPPNSTIQNLITLFKRQGLDEVDLVALSGGHTIGVARCTTFKQRLYNQNGNNQPDQTLEKSYYYGLKSVCPRTGGDNNISPLDFASPARFDNTYFKLLLWGKGLLTSDEVLVTGSVGTTMELVKRYAEDEALFFDQFAKSMVKMGSINPLTAFKGEVRNNCRRVN